The genome window AGTATTTGCAACAATTGGTGATCAAACAATATGCGTTAAAGGCTTCAATCGCCATAAAACAATCGTGCGGGCTACAAAAATGATTATAAGCGCTACTGCTAATCGAAAAAACGAATTTTAATTATCAAAGACTGTAGAAAGGTTCGTTCCTTTTTATAGTCTTTTTTTTGGATAAAACAACGATAAAATAGAACAAATCGTGTCTATTAGGTTAATTTAAAATAATTTCTTTTTCTGAATATTTCCAGAACCCTTGCGTTATACGTGCGGTTTGCGATAAAATTTGGTAGTATAGTGAAAGAAATAAGATATGGCGAAAAAACCAGATATGAGGAAATATGTAAAAAAGCATTGCCACGCGCGTATAACAAGCAAGGTATGCCAATTTTTGCACGTCAGATGGTGGATTTGAGAGGAGAGTGTAAGATGTCTCAGTTATTGGGAATTATTCAACGTTTACATGCAATGCAAGAAGATGAGTCTGCTGAAACACAAGCAAGACGTTTTGAAAAAAATGGTACACCTGTGTGCGAAGTGAAGTTTTTCCAAGCTTCTAACTCATTTGAAGTAGAAATCTATGGCGACAATAGTAAATATCAATTCGATGATATTGATATGACTGCTATCGAAATTTTTGAAACGCTACAAGAAAACGAATAACATGGTAAAAATCGGATAATCTGATAATTTACTTAGGGGCTGTGAACTTATATTCACAGCTTTTTTTGTTTTCAAGCGCTAAATGAAAGAAATCAGACCAAATAGTATGGTAGAATAGGAGATGGAAAAGTTTCGATTTATTTTAAAAAGTTGAAAGAAACTTCGTAGAGCTTGAAAATAAAGGAAGAGGAAGATTCTAAATGATCTCAAATAGATTTGGACAATTTATTGACAATGAACTAGCTGATTCGATGATTTCCGCTGAAAAGGTTGCTCATGTACAGCTTGGTAATAATTTAGAACATGCATTACTTGTTTTAACTAAATGTGGTTATTCAGTTATTCCTGTACTAGACTTTGAATTTAAACTCCATGGATTAATAAGTGCAGCAATGATTACGGATGCCATTCTAGGACTCGAACGTATCGAATTTGAACGATTAGAAGATTTAAAGGTAGAGGATGTCATGCAAACAGATTTCCCAGTAATCAAAGATTTTAACAATAACGAACGAATTGTGCACTTACTTGTGGACCATCCTTTTGTTTGTGTTGTAGATTCTGACCACCATTTTGAAGGGATAGTAACAAGACGTGTTGTTTTAAAACAAGTCAATCGTTATATTCATTTGCAGGTGGAGGAAAATAGATGATTGTAACAGAGTATGAATTACTTGTTTGTTTAGCAGAAGAACTTAATATGCGTAAAAGTGCTGAAAAACTCTTTTTAAGTCAACCAGCCTTATCGCAACGCTTACAAACGATTGAAAGTAGATGGAATACCAAAATTTTTATTCGTACACAAAAAGGGCTGTTGCTTACACCAGAAGGAGAAGCAATTGTTCGTCATGCATCTAGCGTCATTGAACGAGAGCACACTATTCAAGAAAAATTAGAAGCGATGGAAGGCGTTGTCCGGGGAACATTACGGATTGCTTGTGCAAGCGTAGTGGCGCAAATGTGGCTTCCTCGGGTTCTAAAAGCTTTTTCAAGAGCGTACCCTAATGTGCAAATTTCACTTGTAACTGGGTGGAGCAGTGAAGTTACGCAACAACTCGCTGCTGGAAATGTCCATATCGGCATTGTCCGTGGAAGTTCTACTTGGAAAAGCGTTCAAAAACCGTTATTTAATGACAAATTAATTTTAGTAGATACAGAAATTACTAAAATTGAAGAAGTTTTTCAGACCAATCGACCATTTATCCAATTTCGCAGTGATTCGAATTATTACCAAGTTATTCAAGACTACTGGCAACGAAATTTCGGGAAAATGCCACGCCAAGCAATGCTTATGGATCAAATGGAAACCTCTAGACAAATGGCCTTAAATGGTATTGGTTTTGCAATTTTACCGGAAGTGACGATGTTAGGCTACACGGATAAAATCAACAAAATTCCGTTAACAGAAAAAGATGGCTCGATTTTAAGCCGGGAAACCAACTTACTGACTTATGAACAGTCACTCAGTTTACCACAAGTGAAGGCGTTTTTAGAAATAACAGATAAATTCCTTGAACAAGTTAAATAGCTATGGCAAAATAGAAAGCAGAACGTATCGGAAGGGGACAAAAATTCATGGAACAAATGGATGCACACCAAATTATTTCTTTTATTCAAAATAGCAAGAAAGCAACACCAGTAAAAGTTTACCTTAAAGGGGACTTAGAAAAAATTGATTTCCCAAGTGATGTAAAAACTTTCATTACTGGAAATGCGGGAACTGTTTTTGGAGAATGGGCAGTTGTTGAGCCATTATTAGAAGCAAATAAAGCGAATATTGAAGATTACGTAATCGAAAATGATCGTCGTAACTCCGCTATTCCTTTGTTAGATATGAAAAATATTAACGCACGTATTGAGCCTGGTGCAGTCATTCGCGACCAAGTAACAATCGGCGACAATGCGGTTATTATGATGGGAGCAAGTATCAATATTGGTTCAGTTATCGGTGACGGTACGATGATTGATATGAATGTAGTTCTTGGCGGCCGTGCAACGGTCGGTAAAAATTGCCATATTGGTGCAGGTTCTGTCCTTGCTGGCGTAGTTGAGCCACCATCCGCACAACCAGTTATCGTAGAAGACAATGTTGTTGTAGGCGCCAATGTCGTTGTTTTAGAAGGCGTACGCATTGGAGAAGGCGCAGTTGTAGCAGCGGGCGCAATCGTTACAAAAGATGTAGCTCCTGGAACAGTCGTGGCCGGAATTCCTGCACGTGAACTTAAAAAATTAGATGCAAAAACAGCTTCTAAAACAGAAATCATGCAAGAACTTCGCCAACTTTAAAAAATCAAAGGGAACTGTTTCGTCTGTTGGCGAAGCAGTCCTTTTTAGAAGGAGAGATTCGCCGTGTTAAATGAATTTATTGCCATTCGACGTGAGTTACACCAAATCCCTGAAACAGGTTATAAAGAGCTAAAAACACAAGCTTACTTATTAGATTATATCAGCAAATTACCGAGTGGACATTTAGAAGTGAAAAAATGGCGTACGGGGATTTTAGTTTTAGTAAAAGGAACTAATCCAGAAAAAACAATTGGTTATCGTACGGATATTGACGCATTACCGATCACAGAAGAAACTGAGCTGCCTTTTGCTTCAAAACATCCTGGCAATATGCATGCTTGTGGGCACGATTTACATATGAGTATTGCGCTTGGAGTGTTGACACATTTTGCGAGTAAACCTGCTAAAGATAATTTGCTTTTCGTGTTCCAGCCTGCAGAAGAAGGTCCAGGTGGTGCAAAACCCATCATGGAAAGCACTGAATTTGCCGAGTGG of Listeria monocytogenes contains these proteins:
- a CDS encoding YkuJ family protein yields the protein MSQLLGIIQRLHAMQEDESAETQARRFEKNGTPVCEVKFFQASNSFEVEIYGDNSKYQFDDIDMTAIEIFETLQENE
- the cbpB gene encoding cyclic-di-AMP-binding protein CbpB yields the protein MISNRFGQFIDNELADSMISAEKVAHVQLGNNLEHALLVLTKCGYSVIPVLDFEFKLHGLISAAMITDAILGLERIEFERLEDLKVEDVMQTDFPVIKDFNNNERIVHLLVDHPFVCVVDSDHHFEGIVTRRVVLKQVNRYIHLQVEENR
- a CDS encoding LysR family transcriptional regulator, with the translated sequence MIVTEYELLVCLAEELNMRKSAEKLFLSQPALSQRLQTIESRWNTKIFIRTQKGLLLTPEGEAIVRHASSVIEREHTIQEKLEAMEGVVRGTLRIACASVVAQMWLPRVLKAFSRAYPNVQISLVTGWSSEVTQQLAAGNVHIGIVRGSSTWKSVQKPLFNDKLILVDTEITKIEEVFQTNRPFIQFRSDSNYYQVIQDYWQRNFGKMPRQAMLMDQMETSRQMALNGIGFAILPEVTMLGYTDKINKIPLTEKDGSILSRETNLLTYEQSLSLPQVKAFLEITDKFLEQVK
- the dapD gene encoding 2,3,4,5-tetrahydropyridine-2,6-dicarboxylate N-acetyltransferase → MEQMDAHQIISFIQNSKKATPVKVYLKGDLEKIDFPSDVKTFITGNAGTVFGEWAVVEPLLEANKANIEDYVIENDRRNSAIPLLDMKNINARIEPGAVIRDQVTIGDNAVIMMGASINIGSVIGDGTMIDMNVVLGGRATVGKNCHIGAGSVLAGVVEPPSAQPVIVEDNVVVGANVVVLEGVRIGEGAVVAAGAIVTKDVAPGTVVAGIPARELKKLDAKTASKTEIMQELRQL